In Rutidosis leptorrhynchoides isolate AG116_Rl617_1_P2 chromosome 2, CSIRO_AGI_Rlap_v1, whole genome shotgun sequence, one genomic interval encodes:
- the LOC139890352 gene encoding uncharacterized protein has translation MSSVSDFSTDQVFNSREELTEWVKNEARSHSQVIVITRSKEKKCYVVKIEYACERGGVSRSKSTQKKSKPCKKIDCKFKMVAKFSKTTGVWSIKMKNSVHNHERIMYMEGHAY, from the exons ATGTCAAGTGTATCAGATTTTTCAACTGATCAG GTGTTCAATAGTCGTGAAGAGTTGACCGAATGGGTCAAAAATGAAGCACGTTCTCATAGCCAAGTTATTGTCATCACAAGATCAAAAGAAAAAAAGTGTTACGTAGTTAAGATTGAATATGCGTGTGAGCGTGGCGGTGTATCCAGAAGTAAATCAACCCAGAAAAAAAGTAAACCGTGTAAAAAAATTGACTGTAAATTTAAAATGGTAGCAAAGTTTTCAAAGACAACTGGTGTTTGGTCGATAAAAATGAAAAATTCAGTACATAACCATGAACGTATAATGTATATGGAAGGTCATGCTTATTAG